In a single window of the Scyliorhinus torazame isolate Kashiwa2021f chromosome 2, sScyTor2.1, whole genome shotgun sequence genome:
- the vps18 gene encoding vacuolar protein sorting-associated protein 18 homolog: MSSILDEYEDSQARARCGPAGLPYQQQRLGGTGIGQSGYVSARLEEEKPIFSKQRIDFSPPSTISHLVVCNNQLCMSLGKDTLLRIDLGKPDQPNHIEVGRKDDARIHKLFLDPSGSHLLISLTSSECLYLNRNSQKVRSLSRWKGHLIESVGWNKHLGSESNTGPILVGTSQGQLYEAEVVVSEDRLFNSSPDQYFKYVYSLEEDGSPAPVCCLEIERSIDGRLFVIATTRKRLYQFVGRVPEGGEQQLFQPIFSQYTDSLPSFQEFPVSLAYSEISFYTSKLRSSPRSFAWMMGNGVLYGTLDYSRPDSLLSDVKVWEYSADIEPQLEPPYSIVLTQFHFLLLLPDRVKAICTLNGQLVFEDVFPDKFGRLLRMVKDSVPGLIWIYTEKAVFRYHIQKESRDVWQMYMNMGKFDLAKEYCKDRPECLDIVLAKEADHCFQNKKYVESAKYYALTQRYFEEIALKFIEAKQEEALKEFLLKKLKNLKWEDKTQLTLLVTWLTEIYLNWLGTLEGDAGKQNQFDETREEFRKFLSGSKIKDCLLNSRSTIYDLLASHGNVEDMVFFSVIMQDYERVVAHHCQHDDYSAALDVMSKYQDPALFYKFSPVLMQHIPRQVVDAWIGMQKRLDPKNLIPALVNYSQIGSSEQIDEAIRYLEFCVHQLDVTDQAIHNYLLSLYAKYKPKALLWYLEQGGSDANHIRYDLKYALRLCAENGHQRACVHIYKTMELYEEAVDLALQMDVDLAKSCADMPEEDEELRKKLWLKIARHVVQEEKDVKKAMVCLSSCNLLKIEDILPFFPDFVTIDHFKEAICSSLQEYNKHIDELKQEMEEATESAKRIREDIQEMRNKYGVVESQEKCASCDFPLLNRPFYLFLCGHMFHSDCLLQEVVPHLSPYKQTRLEELQRKLVSSNQAKSRQRPKEGEGSDRGQQSRDQIKADIDDIIAAECIYCGELTIKSIDKPFIDPQKCEEENNSWL; this comes from the exons GTTACGTTAGTGCTCGTCTGGAAGAGGAGAAGCCGATCTTTTCGAAACAGAGAATTGATTTCAGCCCTCCCAGCACCATCAGCCACCTCGTGGTATGCAACAACCAGCTATGTATGAGCTTGGGCAAGGACACTCTGCTCAG GATTGACCTTGGAAAACCTGACCAGCCAAACCATATTGAAGTGGGGCGCAAAGATGATGCCAGGATCCACAAGCTGTTTCTGGATCCCTCAG GGTCCCATCTCCTGATCAGCCTCACCTCCAGCGAGTGTCTTTACCTCAACAGAAACTCTCAGAAAGTGAGAAGCCTGTCCCGTTGGAAAGGACATTTGATCGAGAGTGTGGGTTGGAACAAACATCTGGGGAGCGAGAGTAACACTGGCCCCATCCTGGTGGGGACCAGCCAAGGACAGTTGTATGAGGCAGAGGTTGTGGTGTCAGAGGATCGACTGTTTAACTCCAGCCCCGACCAGTACTTCAAGTATGTGTACAGCCTGGAAGAAGACGGGTCCCCAGCCCCTGTCTGCTGCCTGGAGATTGAGCGCAGCATTGACGGGAGGCTCTTTGTCATCGCCACCACCCGCAAACGGTTGTATCAGTTTGTTGGGAGGGTGCCAGAGGGCGGTGAACAGCAGCTGTTCCAGCCCATCTTTAGCCAGTACACTGACAGTTTGCCGAGCTTCCAGGAGTTCCCAGTCAGCCTGGCTTACAGCGAGATCTCCTTCTACACCTCCAAGCTCCGATCCAGTCCCCGCTCCTTCGCCTGGATGATGGGTAATGGAGTGCTGTATGGCACTTTGGACTACAGCAGGCCCGATTCCCTGCTGAGCGATGTGAAGGTCTGGGAATACTCAGCTGATATTGAGCCCCAGCTCGAGCCGCCCTACTCCATCGTCCTCACCCAGTTCCACTTCCTACTGCTGCTTCCTGACCGGGTGAAGGCCATTTGCACGCTGAATGGGCAGCTAGTCTTTGAGGATGTGTTCCCTGACAAATTTGGCCGCCTCCTGCGAATGGTCAAGGATTCTGTGCCCGGGCTGATCTGGATATACACTGAGAAGGCGGTTTTCCGGTACCACATTCAGAAGGAATCACGGGATGTTTGGCAGATGTATATGAACATGGGAAAGTTTGACCTCGCTAAGGAATACTGCAAAGACCGGCCTGAGTGTCTGGACATTGTCCTCGCCAAAGAGGCCGATCACTGTTTTCAAAACAAGAAGTATGTGGAAAGCGCTAAGTACTATGCCCTAACTCAGAGGTACTTTGAGGAGATTGCCCTGAAGTTCATTGAAGCCAAACAAGAGGAGGCACTGAAGGAATTTCTTCTGAAAAAACTGAAAAACTTGAAGTGGGAGGACAAAACTCAGCTGACCCTGTTGGTGACCTGGCTTACCGAGATCTACCTGAACTGGTTAGGCACACTCGAAGGTGACGCGGGCAAGCAAAACCAGTTTGATGAGACCAGGGAGGAGTTCCGGAAATTTCTGAGTGGCTCCAAGATTAAGGACTGCCTGCTGAACAGCCGCTCAACCATCTATGACCTCTTGGCCAGCCACGGCAACGTGGAGGATATGGTATTCTTCTCCGTGATCATGCAGGACTATGAGCGGGTTGTGGCCCACCACTGCCAGCATGATGACTACAGTGCAGCGTTGGACGTCATGTCCAAGTACCAGGACCCCGCTCTGTTCTACAAGTTCTCCCCTGTTCTTATGCAGCACATTCCTCGGCAGGTGGTGGATGCATGGATTGGCATGCAGAAGCGGCTTGATCCCAAGAACCTTATTCCGGCGCTGGTCAATTACAGCCAGATTGGCAGCTCGGAACAGATTGACGAAGCTATTCGCTACCTGGAGTTCTGTGTGCACCAGCTGGATGTCACTGACCAGGCAATTCACAACTACTTGCTGTCGCTATATGCCAAATACAAGCCCAAGGCCTTGCTATGGTACCTGGAACAAGGTGGATCAGATGCAAATCACATTCGCTATGACCTGAAGTATGCACTGCGCCTGTGTGCCGAGAATGGCCACCAGCGGGCCTGTGTGCACATTTATAAGACGATGGAACTGTATGAAGAGGCAGTGGACCTTGCACTCCAG atGGATGTAGATCTTGCTAAGTCATGCGCGGACATGCCAGAGGAAGATGAGGAGCTTCGTAAGAAGCTGTGGCTGAAGATTGCCCGCCATGTGGTTCAGGAGGAGAAGGATGTGAAGAAGGCCATGGTCTGCCTCTCCAGCTGCAACCTGCTGAAGATTGAAGACATTCTACCCTTCTTTCCTGATTTTGTGACCATCGACCATTTCAAAGAGGCCATCTGCAGCTCCCTCCAGGAATACAACAAGCACATCGATGAGCTCAAGCAGGAGATGGAAGAGGCAACTGAGAGTGCCAAGCGAATCCGGGAAGACATCCAAGAGATGAGAAACAAGTATGGTGTGGTGGAGTCTCAGGAGAAATGTGCTTCGTGTGACTTCCCACTACTGAACCGACCCTTCTATCTGTTCTTGTGTGGCCACATGTTCCACTCTGACTGCTTGCTGCAGGAAGTGGTCCCTCACCTTTCACCCTATAAGCAGACCAGGCTGGAGGAGCTGCAGAGGAAGCTGGTGAGCAGCAACCAGGCTAAATCCCGGCAGCGCCCTAAAGAAGGAGAGGGTAGTGACAGGGGACAGCAGTCCCGTGATCAGATCAAAGCCGACATTGATGATATCATTGCAGCCGAGTGCATCTACTGCGGAGAACTGACAATTAAATCGATAGACAAACCCTTCATCGACCCACAGAAATGTGAGGAAGAGAACAACAGCTGGTTGTAA